CCAAAACAGCGCACCCCGGCATGGGGCAAACCGATCACTCCCAAGCCGACAAGCACCCAAAACGAAAGGATAAACGGTTTGGAAAGAAAATCATCAGGGCCAAAGGGGGTCAGCAGCGCAGGGTCGGTCTCCCGCAGGCTTTCGACGATAGGGCCAATCCCGCCGCCCGCATGGAGCAGGCCCCAAAAAAGGGCGCCCATGCCACAAACCATCACCAGTCCCTGAACGGCATCGGTCAGCGCCACGGCCCGGAAACCACCGACTGTGGTATACAGAATAACGGTGGCCGCAAAGATAAACAGCCCCGTATGGTAGGACAGGCCCGTGGCACCTTCAAAAAGACGGGCCCCGCCGATGAATTGGGCCACCATTGCGGCTATAAAGAAGACAACCAGAGCCAGTGAAGTCAGTCCGACCACCCATCGGCTTTCATATCGGGCCCGGAGGATGTCGCTGATGGTCACTGCGTTGACTCGGCGGGCGATGATCGCGAATTTCTTGCCCAGCACACCGAGGGTCAGCCAAGCCGTGGGCACCTGGATCATGGCCAGAAAGACCCAGCCCAATCCCATCTTGTAGGCCACACCGGGGCCACCAACGAAACTGGAAGCGCTGGTGTAGGTAGCTACTAGAGTCATGGCCAGGACAAAACCACCCATGCCGCGACTGCCGATGAAATATTCCTCCAGAAAATTGCCGGCCCGGGACAAGACCCGATTGCTGTAAACCGCCAAGGCGTAGATCAATCCCAGATAGATGGCCAGCGGCACAAGGACCTGCACATTCACTGCTTCCATTCCTACCGCTCCTGATCCGGCTCGGTGAGATGCGCGTCCAGAGGGACATCCTTGAATATGGTCTGGACGGTGACAAAAATAAACAGCACAAACAGCGGCAGCCCCAAAAGGCAACTCCAGACAAACCAGGCCGGCAGCCCCCAGATCCAGGTGTACTGTTCCACAGGCTGGGTCCCCAATCCATAAGCGGTTGCAAACCACCACAGAAAATTCAGAGCGGCGAGGACAATACAGGCCCAGGCCTCTTTTGCGGCCTGGAGAAACCGGGGATCGGTTTCGGTGTGGACAGATGTGTGTTTTGGCATACAGGTCTCCCAGTGTCCGTATTTCAAGACATCACGACGGCACACTCCACATTTTCAGATGGAGTCCTTTGGCCCCCTTCAGACCAAAATCCTCCAATGGCGCCGTTCAAGGGGGTGCCCCCCTGTCTTCGGACAAATGTCATGACCAGAGATGCAAATACAGGGCCAAGAGCTGACTGGTTAATCAATCCCTATTCCACTTCCACCCATTGTGGAACCCACTGCCCTGGCACGCGAAGGATTGCTTCGCTGGAAGAACAGTGGGGGACTAAAGAGCGCACCAAGGCCTGGAATGCCGACCCATGTCCCTTGTGGCGCGAATGCGCAAGTTCATGCACCATCACATACTCCACAACCTCAGGCGGGAAAAAAAGCAGCTTGCAATTCAGGCTGATAGTCTTTTTCATTGAAAAACTGCCCCACCGCGTTTTTTGCCGCCGGACCTGAACTCTGGCGTAATCCGATAACCCGGAACGGCGAGCGGTCTGGGCGCACCAGCCCGGGAGCACGGACTGGGCAAGATTCTGCAGCCAGCGGCACAAAAGCAGACACTCTTGCCTGGGAGCATCTGAAACCCCAAGGCGGAGATGGTCTCCCACCGCCTGTACATACGGTCGCTTGGCCGGACAGCAGACCACCGGGAATTCCCGACCAAGGGCCGGAAGGGCAACCCGTTCTGGCACCTCGACCTGGGGTGTGTTGGTCTCATCAAGGTGACGCTGCAGCCATGCATGGTGTGCCTCAAGGATCGCGCCGACCCGCTGCCGAGGAAATCCTCTGGGAACAGTGACTTGGACAACGCCACACTTCACGCGCAAAATGACACGTTTGGCTCGTGGATGCTCACGCACGGTATGCGGGGGGAGGTCTCGAATTTTCAACTCCTGGACATTGTGGGATTCCGTTCGGGCTTC
The sequence above is drawn from the Desulfohalobium retbaense DSM 5692 genome and encodes:
- the panF gene encoding sodium/pantothenate symporter, whose translation is MEAVNVQVLVPLAIYLGLIYALAVYSNRVLSRAGNFLEEYFIGSRGMGGFVLAMTLVATYTSASSFVGGPGVAYKMGLGWVFLAMIQVPTAWLTLGVLGKKFAIIARRVNAVTISDILRARYESRWVVGLTSLALVVFFIAAMVAQFIGGARLFEGATGLSYHTGLFIFAATVILYTTVGGFRAVALTDAVQGLVMVCGMGALFWGLLHAGGGIGPIVESLRETDPALLTPFGPDDFLSKPFILSFWVLVGLGVIGLPHAGVRCFGYRDSRSMHTAIVLSTAVLGAVMLGMHLCGALGRAVIPGLEVGDKILPLLSLEVLPPVVAGLFLAGPLAAIMSTIDSQLILASATLIKDVYIHCFQPDAATDSGARKRLHQLSFYTTALIGIIVFLAALRPPDLIVWLNLFAFGGLQAAFFWPLVLGLYWRRANSAGALASIVVGVGSYFVFNIVWDRFWGMHVIVPTLVLGGLAFVVTSLGTSPPRRVVLDVFWGK
- a CDS encoding YhdT family protein codes for the protein MPKHTSVHTETDPRFLQAAKEAWACIVLAALNFLWWFATAYGLGTQPVEQYTWIWGLPAWFVWSCLLGLPLFVLFIFVTVQTIFKDVPLDAHLTEPDQER
- a CDS encoding M48 family metallopeptidase yields the protein MVIKSGAEKAEARTESHNVQELKIRDLPPHTVREHPRAKRVILRVKCGVVQVTVPRGFPRQRVGAILEAHHAWLQRHLDETNTPQVEVPERVALPALGREFPVVCCPAKRPYVQAVGDHLRLGVSDAPRQECLLLCRWLQNLAQSVLPGWCAQTARRSGLSDYARVQVRRQKTRWGSFSMKKTISLNCKLLFFPPEVVEYVMVHELAHSRHKGHGSAFQALVRSLVPHCSSSEAILRVPGQWVPQWVEVE